One window of the Mycobacterium haemophilum DSM 44634 genome contains the following:
- a CDS encoding TetR/AcrR family transcriptional regulator, giving the protein MSSNALMAAHAERQIGPAPRNRRQEETFRKVLAAGMETLREKSYADLTVRTVAARANVAPATAYTYFSSKNHLIAEVYLDLVQQVPYFTDVNDPLPTRVDQALRHLALVVADEPKVAAACTTALLSGGADPAVRTARDRIGAEIHRRIVAAIGPGAERGTVSALEMAFYGALVQAGSGQFTYHEIADRLADVASLILSGGRT; this is encoded by the coding sequence ATGTCCAGCAATGCACTGATGGCAGCGCACGCCGAGCGCCAGATCGGACCAGCGCCGCGCAACCGCCGCCAGGAAGAAACCTTCCGCAAGGTGCTTGCCGCCGGCATGGAAACCTTGCGGGAAAAGTCGTATGCCGACCTGACCGTGCGCACGGTGGCGGCGCGCGCCAACGTGGCTCCGGCAACCGCTTACACGTATTTCTCGTCGAAGAATCACCTGATCGCCGAGGTCTACCTCGACCTGGTCCAGCAGGTCCCCTACTTCACCGATGTCAACGACCCGTTACCCACCCGGGTGGATCAGGCGTTGCGTCATCTGGCCCTGGTGGTCGCCGACGAACCTAAGGTCGCGGCCGCATGTACAACGGCGTTGCTCAGCGGCGGCGCCGACCCTGCGGTGCGTACCGCGCGCGACCGGATCGGCGCGGAGATCCACCGCCGCATCGTCGCTGCCATCGGACCCGGCGCTGAACGCGGCACGGTATCCGCGCTCGAAATGGCCTTTTACGGCGCACTCGTGCAGGCCGGCAGCGGGCAGTTCACCTATCACGAGATCGCTGACCGGTTGGCCGACGTGGCGAGCCTCATCCTGTCAGGCGGTCGCACATGA
- a CDS encoding cytochrome P450, with product MTVGVGDQELVLNPYDYGFHEDPYPYYRRLRDEAPLYRNEELKFWALSRHHDVLRGFRNSTALSNTYGVSLDPSSRTSEAYRVMSILAMDDPQHLRLRALVSKGFTPRRIRELEPQILELACTHLDSAMESETFDFVTEFAGKLPMDVISELMGVPEPDRTGIRELADRVLHREDGVADVPLSAMQASSQLMAYYVELITKFRKNPADNLTSALLQAEIDGDKLSDEQIMAFLFLMVIAGNETTTKLLANAVYWGARNPDQLAGVFADDSRIPLWVEETLRYDTSTQILARTIVQDLRMYDTTLSEGEVLLLLPGSANRDDRVFADPDEYRIGREIGSNLVSFGSGAHFCLGAHLARMEARVALGELFNRIRSYQVDEDSAVRVHSSNVRGFTHLPITVEAQ from the coding sequence ATGACCGTGGGTGTTGGTGATCAGGAGCTGGTCCTCAATCCTTACGATTACGGCTTCCATGAGGATCCCTACCCGTATTACCGGCGGCTGCGCGACGAGGCCCCGCTGTACCGCAACGAGGAGTTGAAGTTCTGGGCGCTGTCGCGACACCACGACGTGCTGCGCGGCTTCCGTAACAGCACCGCACTGTCGAATACCTATGGCGTGTCCCTAGATCCTTCCTCGCGCACCTCGGAGGCCTACCGGGTGATGTCGATCCTGGCCATGGATGATCCGCAACATTTGCGGTTACGCGCTTTGGTGTCTAAAGGCTTTACCCCTCGCCGGATCCGTGAGCTCGAGCCACAGATCCTCGAATTGGCCTGCACGCACTTGGATTCGGCGATGGAAAGCGAAACTTTCGACTTCGTAACCGAATTCGCGGGCAAACTACCGATGGACGTGATCTCGGAACTGATGGGTGTCCCCGAACCCGACCGGACTGGCATCCGCGAGCTGGCGGATCGTGTCCTACACCGTGAGGACGGGGTGGCCGATGTTCCGCTGTCGGCCATGCAGGCCTCGTCCCAGCTAATGGCTTACTACGTTGAGCTGATCACGAAATTCCGCAAGAATCCCGCCGACAATCTGACTTCGGCACTGCTGCAGGCCGAGATTGACGGCGACAAGCTCAGCGACGAACAAATCATGGCGTTCCTGTTCCTCATGGTGATCGCCGGCAATGAAACCACCACCAAGCTGCTGGCCAATGCCGTCTATTGGGGCGCACGCAACCCCGACCAGCTAGCTGGAGTATTCGCCGACGATTCTCGAATTCCGTTGTGGGTCGAGGAAACCCTACGCTACGACACATCCACCCAAATCTTGGCCCGCACCATCGTACAAGATCTGAGGATGTACGACACCACCCTCTCCGAGGGCGAGGTGTTGTTGCTGCTACCGGGCTCGGCCAATCGCGACGACAGGGTCTTCGCCGATCCCGACGAATACCGCATTGGCCGTGAAATCGGCTCTAATCTAGTTAGTTTCGGTAGCGGCGCGCACTTCTGCCTAGGAGCGCACCTGGCTCGGATGGAAGCTCGGGTGGCGCTCGGCGAGCTGTTCAACCGGATCCGCAGCTACCAAGTGGACGAAGACAGCGCCGTGCGCGTGCACTCCAGCAATGTGCGCGGATTCACTCATCTGCCGATCACCGTTGAGGCCCAGTAA
- a CDS encoding SDR family oxidoreductase — protein MPRFEPHPTRRPTIVAGASSGIGAATATELAGRGFPIALGARRVDKLAKLVGEIRADGGEAVAFPLDITEPESVKSFVAQTIDALGEVEVLVSAAGDMFPGRLHEVSTDAFLGQVQIHLVGANRLATAVLPDMVARRRGDVIFVGSDVALVPRPHVGAYGAAKAGLVSMVKSLQMELEGTGVRASIVHPGPTLTGMGWQLSAEQVGPMLQDWAKWGQARHSYFLRPSDVARAIAFITETPRGSVVVNMEIQPEAPLAEAPANRRGLELGEEGMPNR, from the coding sequence GTGCCCCGCTTTGAGCCTCATCCGACCCGCCGGCCAACAATCGTCGCCGGCGCATCTTCGGGCATCGGCGCGGCCACCGCCACCGAGCTCGCCGGCCGCGGCTTCCCGATCGCGCTGGGTGCTCGCCGGGTGGACAAACTCGCCAAACTGGTTGGTGAGATCCGCGCCGACGGCGGCGAAGCAGTAGCCTTCCCACTCGATATCACGGAACCCGAGTCGGTGAAATCGTTTGTAGCGCAAACGATCGACGCGCTCGGTGAGGTTGAAGTTCTGGTGTCAGCCGCCGGGGATATGTTCCCGGGGCGACTGCATGAAGTCAGCACCGACGCCTTCCTGGGGCAAGTTCAGATACATCTGGTCGGCGCCAACCGGTTGGCCACCGCGGTGTTGCCGGACATGGTGGCACGCCGGCGGGGCGACGTCATCTTCGTCGGCTCCGATGTCGCGCTGGTGCCCCGCCCGCACGTGGGCGCCTATGGTGCGGCTAAGGCGGGCCTGGTTTCCATGGTGAAGAGCCTGCAGATGGAACTGGAAGGCACCGGGGTTCGCGCATCAATCGTGCATCCGGGCCCGACGCTGACCGGCATGGGTTGGCAGTTATCCGCCGAACAGGTCGGTCCCATGCTGCAGGACTGGGCGAAGTGGGGTCAGGCGCGGCACAGCTATTTCTTGCGTCCCAGCGACGTGGCGCGCGCGATCGCCTTTATCACCGAAACGCCACGCGGGTCTGTCGTGGTGAATATGGAAATCCAACCCGAGGCTCCGCTGGCAGAGGCACCCGCTAACCGGCGCGGGTTGGAGTTGGGCGAAGAGGGGATGCCGAACCGATGA